From one Pirellulales bacterium genomic stretch:
- the mobB gene encoding molybdopterin-guanine dinucleotide biosynthesis protein B, producing the protein MKRVHIVGRKNSGKTTLIVDLVRQLRASGLRVGTIKHTHHRHELDVPGKDSHRHREAGAETVAILSPALTAVYFDNDGDRGPAGYATIDHAFADCDIVLVEGDLSASAPQVEVWRKECVEPPYASERAAISAVVTDDPAPGIAHVWPRSDVPALAKRLLELVRASGAP; encoded by the coding sequence ATGAAACGGGTGCACATCGTCGGCCGCAAAAACAGCGGCAAGACGACGCTCATTGTCGACCTGGTACGGCAACTGCGCGCCAGCGGGCTGCGCGTCGGCACGATTAAGCACACCCATCATCGCCACGAGTTGGACGTGCCGGGCAAGGACTCGCATCGTCATCGCGAGGCGGGCGCCGAAACCGTGGCCATTTTGTCGCCAGCGCTGACGGCGGTCTATTTCGACAACGATGGCGACCGCGGACCGGCCGGCTATGCCACCATCGATCACGCCTTCGCCGATTGCGATATTGTGCTCGTCGAAGGCGATCTGTCGGCCAGCGCGCCGCAGGTCGAGGTGTGGCGCAAAGAATGTGTCGAACCACCCTACGCCAGTGAGCGAGCGGCGATCAGCGCCGTTGTGACCGACGACCCGGCGCCGGGCATCGCCCATGTGTGGCCGCGCAGCGATGTGCCGGCCTTGGCCAAGCGGCTGTTGGAACTGGTTCGCGCGAGCGGAGCCCCTTAG
- the ric gene encoding iron-sulfur cluster repair di-iron protein — protein ERIMSVVESEKRLGELVAEHPCYADVFERLGLDYCCGGKQTLDAACATRGLQIGSVLDQLHAREALDQTSAIDPAAMSMTELCDHIEQTHHAYLRAELPFLQQLLTKVVDRRKDVHPELVGVQRAFELLESELVPHMFKEERVLFPMIRQLERASDLPMFHCGSIGNPIGMMEMEHDTTSVAMGRMRQLTNGYVAPEDACTSFRTLYERLAHFEVDMRSHIHKENNVLFPRALARQAELSS, from the coding sequence AGGAGCGCATCATGAGCGTTGTTGAATCTGAAAAGCGTTTGGGCGAACTGGTGGCGGAGCATCCTTGCTACGCCGATGTCTTCGAGCGACTGGGACTCGATTACTGCTGCGGCGGCAAGCAAACGCTTGACGCGGCCTGCGCCACGCGCGGCCTGCAAATCGGTTCGGTGCTGGATCAGTTGCATGCCCGCGAAGCGCTCGACCAGACTTCGGCGATCGATCCGGCGGCGATGTCGATGACGGAGCTATGCGACCACATCGAGCAGACGCACCATGCGTACCTGCGCGCGGAGTTGCCGTTCTTGCAGCAGCTATTGACGAAAGTGGTGGATCGGCGGAAAGACGTCCATCCGGAGTTAGTGGGGGTGCAGCGCGCGTTCGAACTACTGGAATCGGAGTTGGTTCCGCACATGTTCAAGGAAGAGCGCGTGCTGTTTCCGATGATTCGCCAATTGGAACGAGCAAGCGACTTGCCGATGTTTCACTGCGGCAGCATTGGCAATCCGATCGGCATGATGGAAATGGAACACGACACGACGTCGGTGGCGATGGGCCGCATGCGGCAATTGACCAATGGGTACGTCGCTCCGGAGGACGCCTGCACTAGTTTTCGGACGCTCTACGAGCGACTGGCGCATTTTGAAGTCGACATGCGCAGCCATATCCACAAAGAGAACAACGTGTTGTTCCCGCGGGCGCTTGCGCGGCAAGCCGAGCTGAGCTCCTAG
- a CDS encoding SUF system NifU family Fe-S cluster assembly protein, whose amino-acid sequence MDNEIYQERILDHYENPRHCGACEHKTHAFSVENPLCGDRITIELEVDADERIRDARFKGDGCCVSQAAASMLLEQLIGKTVQEAATFSSAAMLELFGPRLTATRQRCCLLAWRGLKLALANDANGDQEAA is encoded by the coding sequence ATGGATAACGAGATCTATCAAGAACGCATTCTCGATCATTACGAAAATCCGCGCCACTGCGGCGCATGCGAACACAAGACGCACGCGTTCAGCGTGGAAAATCCGCTATGCGGCGATCGCATCACCATCGAACTGGAAGTCGACGCCGACGAACGCATTCGTGACGCCCGATTCAAGGGGGATGGATGCTGCGTCAGCCAGGCCGCCGCGTCGATGCTGCTGGAACAGCTCATCGGCAAGACGGTCCAAGAAGCGGCGACGTTCAGCAGCGCCGCCATGCTCGAGCTATTTGGACCGCGCCTCACCGCAACCCGCCAACGCTGCTGCTTGTTAGCGTGGCGGGGGCTCAAGCTGGCGCTGGCCAATGATGCCAACGGGGATCAAGAGGCCGCTTAG